The genomic DNA TCCAACATCCAGCCAAATGCTTCAAGGGCTTTTATTAGCATTATGTTCCGGCGTTATTGCAACGATGACATTTTTCTTTGCTACTGACTTAGCAAAAGATAACCTCGCCTTACTCGGGGCAGTTGAAGCAACACAAGCTGGAACGATGGTATTTACCGTGCTTGGCGAAATCATTTTCTTAAATGGTTCATTCCCTGGAGGACTTTCCCTCATTGGAATGATTATTATTATGTTAGGAATGGTTGCAAATAGTATTTTAAACCGTTCTGTTCCAGTCGTTAAACAGAAAAAATCAGCATAAAAAAAGGGTATGGTTCTATAGAGATGAACCATACCCTTTTTTATTGTCCCCCTATTTCGCCTTATCAGAATAGTACTTCATTGGCTGTTTATACTAAAACTTATGTTATAATACGTTTCATGCGCATTAATAGGAGGTAAATTATGTTAAAAAAAGCAATCGCTGAATTTATTGGTACATTTGTACTTGTATTATTCGGAACTGGAGTAGCTGTCACTGGCGGCGGAATTGAAGGAATTGGAACATTAGGAATCGCTATGGCTTTCGGTCTATCTATTGTAGCTATGGCATATAGCATCGGAACAATTTCTGGATGTCACATTAACCCAGCAGTATCAATAGCTATGTTCATCAACAAACGAATGAACGCTATGGAACTTTGTTATTATGTATTAGCTCAAATTTTAGGTGGTTTATTAGGAACTGCAACGTTAGTAACAATTTTAAAATCTGCTAAAACACCTTTAGATAATTTAGGACAAAATGGTTTCGGAACTCTTGGTTTATCTGGAGCATTTTTAGTTGAGTTCATTTTAACTTTCGTATTCATTTTAGTTATCGTCGCTGTAACAGGTAAAAAAGGCAGTTCTTCTTTAGCGGGACTAGTAATTGGTTTCACATTAGTTTTAATTCACTTATTAGGAATTCCGTTAACTGGAACATCTGTTAACCCAGCTCGTAGTATCGCACCAGCTTTATTTGTTGGTGGAGAAGCACTTTCTCAACTATGGGTATTCATCGTAGCACCAATTCTTGGTGGTATCTTCGCAGCTATCGTAGGTAAATTCATTTTAAATACTGAAAAATAGAATTTTCAATATTTCTGAATAAAAAAAGGCGAGCCCTCATTATGAGGAAGCTCGCTTTTTTATTCTTTCATTTTAGACTTTAAATTTGTAACTAATTGATCTACCGTTACATTTGCAAGTACGTTTTCCATCGCTTCTTGCGCTTGCATTAAAATAATTTCTAATACTGATTGAATATTAGCTCCTACTGGACATTCAATGTTGGGATTTTCATGGAAGGAAAATAGCTGTCCTTCTTCTACAACTTCCACTGCTTTATATACATCAAGTAATGTAATTTCTTCTAAATCTCGAGCAAGTGTCGTACCACCTTTACCAGCTTGTACATCAACAAGTCCTGCTCTCTTCAACATTCCTGTAATGCGACGAATCACAACTGGATTTGTATTCACACTACCGGCAATCCATTCAGAGGTACAGCGAGAGTTTCGATCTATCGCAAGTAATGTCAGCATATGAACACCTACTGTAAAACGACTACTAATCCCCATCTGCACACCCTCCTTTTTATTCATTCTATTAAAAGACAACTCTTATTATTATATACTATTTTTAATTTATACATAAAGAAAAAGCATGATTTCAATAGGAAATCATGCTTTTCTCTCATTATTGACGCTTTATAAATTTCGCTAAATCTTTAAATTTAACTTTATCTGAGTAATTCATTACGCCGTTTACGTAAATGCGGCTTGTAACAGCATTTAATACCGCAATTGTCGCCAATAAGACCGCTAATGTTATCGTAATTTCTAGCATACCTGCTTCACCAGCTACAATACGTGAGAAGGTAACCATCGGTGTAAAAAATGGAACGTAAGAACTTACAACAACGATAGTACTATTCGGATCACTTAATGATTTAATACTAATGAAGAATGCAGCCATAATTAAAATCATTACCGGGAAAGATACAGCTTGTAAATCCTCCGTCTTAGACACGACAGCTCCAGCAGCAGCATACATCATCGCATATAGTAAATATCCCGTAATGAAATAAACAAGAAACATGCTGATAACCTTTGCATCTAATTTCGTAAAGTCAATTGGAATACCAAATAGTGAGGCACTTTCTAAATCAACCCAACCCAACAAATATGGAATAAGATAACCACACGCCAATATGACAAGTTGCAATAACGCCGTTGAAACAACCGCTAAAATTTTCGCATACATCATTGTAAGAGGCTTCACTTTCGGAAGCATTACTTCCATTACACGTGACGCCTTTTCAGATGCAATATTCATTGCGATTGTATTTCCGAACGCTACAATAAACATATATAAAGCAAATGTAAAGAAATAGGCAATTCCGAAAGAAGATGTACGATCTTTTATCGCTTCTTGCTTTACTTGAATTTCTGTTTGTAATTGCTGTGCAATTTCTGGTGAAACATTATTTTTGGCAATCGTCACCATCGTATATTGTTGCTTTAAATATCCTGCCATAATTGCGGAAGTTGCTTGGCTTGGAAATCCATTATACATATATGTAATCGATGGAGCCCCACCCTTTTCCGTCACATGGAATAGACCATCTAAATCGCCATCTTCTACTTGCTTATGCAGTTTATCAAAATCATCCTTTGAACCCAGTGTTATTTTTGCTGATGGCAATAGCTTATTTAGCTCATCTTTTTGTACTTTATATGTGGAACTCTCTACTACAACTGCAATTTTATCTTTATCCTTATTTTTATCATCGCCTGAAGTAAAATGATTAAATGCAAAAATCCCAAACACAACTAAAAATAAAATCGCACTCGTAATTAATGATTTTTTAGATAAAAACGCTTCCCTAAAATAAAATGAAAATACGTGAGAAAATTTACGCATCGTTATTTCGCCCTCTCTACAAAGATTTCGTTTAACGTCGGCTCTAACATTTTAAATTGTCGTAAGCTAACACCTTGCTCTTGCAACTGTTGCAAAATCTCGAGAGCTTCCGCATCGCCTTGTACTTTCACATAAAGAAGGCCTTGTTGTTTTTCATACGATACATGTATAGCTTCTAATCCCTTTTCATTCTCTACTGTATCTTCAATCGTTAAATTACGGAAACCGTATTCTTTCTTAATATCACTTAGCTGTCCTTTTACGACTGCTTCACCTTTTTTCAAAATACATACATGTTGGCAAAAAGCCTCTACTTGTTCCATACGATGACTTGATAAAATAATCGTCTTTCCGCTCTGTACTTGTTCTTCAATAATACTAGCTAACATCCCGGCATTAACTGGATCAAGGCCACTGAATGGTTCATCTAAAATGAGAAGTTCCGGATTATGAAGAAGAGCAGCAATTAATTGGATTTTTTGCTGATTCCCTTTTGAAAGCTCTCCAGCCGTTTTAAATTTATATTCTGGTATCGCTAAACGCTCTAACCAGTGATCAATAGCGTGATCTACTTCTTTCTTCGACATCCCTTCTAATCTACCAAAATATCGCAGCTGGTCTATTACTCTACTTTTTGTATATAAACCTCTTTCTTCTGGTAAATACCCAATTGTTACGCCACTATTCCCAAATGCTTTTCCATCCCACGTAATCGAACCTTCATTAGGCGTTAATAATCCGAGAAGCATTTTGATTGTTGTTGTTTTCCCTGCACCATTTCGTCCAAGTAACCCTAGTACTTCACCTTTTGGTAACGAAATTTGTAAACCGTTAACAGCTTTTGATTCCCCAAATTGTTTCGTTAAGTTTTGAATTTGTAAACTCAAAGTTTAAAGCCTCCCTTTTAGTATCATTCGTACTCTCTTTCAAAGACTATGTTTATTCAAGACAAAATATAGCGCTACACTTCATCCTCTTATATGTAAACACCGTCATTAATCCATCATTTGTTCTATTTAGTTAAAATTGTAAATAATAAAGCGCTCTTTGTCAATTATAATTGTCATTTCGACAATTAAACTTGTCAAAACAACTGTTATTATTTTGCTCATCTTTCTAATATAGGACATACTACTATATATATAAAAGACAATATGCAAATGTTCATATAAAAATATTATATTTTAATATATAATATAAAATGATTTTCTAACATCAAGGAGGATACATATGAAGATGAAGAGGGGCATTACCACTTTATTATCTGTAGCGGTTCTATCTACATCACTTGTAGCATGTTCAGGAACACCAGAGAAAACAGTGGCGAAAGAAGAGAAAGTAAAATTAACAGAACAACAATTAATGGCTGATTTATGGTATCAAACAGCCGGTGAAACGAAAGCACTTTACTACCAAGGGTACAACATTGGTCAATTAAAACTTGATGCAGTTCTTGCAAAAGGGACAGAGAAAAAACCTGCTATCGTACTTGATTTAGACGAAACTGTTTTAGATAACAGTCCTCATCAAGCAATGAGCGTAAAAACAGGCAAAGGTTATCCTTACAAATGGGATGATTGGATTAACAAAGCTGAGGCTGAAGCCCTTCCAGGCGCAATTGATTTCTTAAAATATACAGAGTCTAAAGGTGTAGATATTTACTATATCTCAAATCGTAAAACGAACCAACTAGATGCAACAATTAAAAATCTTGAGCGTGTAGGTGCTCCTCAAGCAACGAAAGAACATATATTACTACAAGATCCGAAAGAAAAAGGAAAAGAAAAACGCCGTGAACTCGTTTCTCAAACTCATGATATTGTCTTATTCTTCGGTGATAACTTATCTGATTTCACAGGTTTTGATGGAAAATCTGTAAAAGATCGTAACCAAACAGTAGAAGATTCAAAAGTACAATTTGGTGAGAAATTCATTATTTTCCCGAATCCAATGTATGGCGATTGGGAAGGCGCTTTATATGATTATGATTTCAAAAAATCAGATGCAGAAAAAGATAAAATCCGTCGCGACAACTTAAAATCATTTGAAGTAAAATAAAGAGGATGGCATTCGCCATCCTCTTTATTTTGCTTTCTCTGTTAAAGGCAAGATAAATACTTCCACACGTCTATTCTTTGCCTTTCCTTCTTGTGTATCGTTTGGAGCAATCGAACGGTATTCTCCGTAACCAATCGCACTAAATTTTTCTGGTTGTAATTCTTTATTTTGCAGTAATACTTGCATAAAATTAACTGCCCGCTGCGTACTTAATTCCCAATTCGACGCAAACTGTGCATTGGCAATAGGGACATTATCCGTATGACCGGATACTGTAATTTCACGAGGTGACGCTGAAACAAGTAAGCTAGACATTTCTTTTGCAATCCCTAAAGATTCTAATTTCACATCTGCTTTCCCCGAATCAAACAGTATATTTTCTAATATTGTCACCATTAATCCCTTTTCAGTTAATTTAGTTTGAAAAGAAGAGGATAATTGTTTTTCATTAATATATTGATCAATCTTTTTTTGTAATGCTTTCAATTCATCCATCTCTTTTTTTTCTTTAGCTCTAGCTTCTTCTTGTTTTTTTGCTTGTTCTGCCTCAAGGCTACTTGCCGATAATTCTTTTTCATCATTTGGCTTTTGATCACTTAAAAATTCTTTGTTACCTGTTCCCCCGGCTAATTCACTTCGAAAAGCAACTGCCATCTGTTTAAACTTCGCAGCATCTATACTACTCATTGCGAATAAAACGATAAACAATGCAAATAACAACGTTAACATATCAGAATATGGGATTAACCACGTTTCATCGATATGCTCATCATGTTTTTTCTTTTTGCCTCTTCTATTTTTCTTACTCCGCATTTTTTTCTGCTCCTTTTTCTAGCTTTTTACGCTCAGTTGCAGAAAGTGCACCTAAAATGCGGTTCTTCATAATAAACGGATATGTACCTTCTTGTAACATTAATAAACAATCAATGATTAAACGTTTTTTCTCAATTTCAGCTGAAGATTTTTGCTTTAACTTATTTGCAAATGGATGCCATAATACATACCCTGAAAAAATACCAAAAATCGTTGCAATAAATGCACCCGAAATAGCATGACCTAACTTTTCAATATCAGTTAAGTTACCAAGCGCAGCTACAAGACCGATAACAGCACCTAAAACTCCTAATGTCGGTGCATACGTACCAG from Bacillus cereus G9842 includes the following:
- a CDS encoding Rrf2 family transcriptional regulator, with product MGISSRFTVGVHMLTLLAIDRNSRCTSEWIAGSVNTNPVVIRRITGMLKRAGLVDVQAGKGGTTLARDLEEITLLDVYKAVEVVEEGQLFSFHENPNIECPVGANIQSVLEIILMQAQEAMENVLANVTVDQLVTNLKSKMKE
- a CDS encoding aquaporin, with translation MLKKAIAEFIGTFVLVLFGTGVAVTGGGIEGIGTLGIAMAFGLSIVAMAYSIGTISGCHINPAVSIAMFINKRMNAMELCYYVLAQILGGLLGTATLVTILKSAKTPLDNLGQNGFGTLGLSGAFLVEFILTFVFILVIVAVTGKKGSSSLAGLVIGFTLVLIHLLGIPLTGTSVNPARSIAPALFVGGEALSQLWVFIVAPILGGIFAAIVGKFILNTEK
- the motB gene encoding flagellar motor protein MotB encodes the protein MRSKKNRRGKKKKHDEHIDETWLIPYSDMLTLLFALFIVLFAMSSIDAAKFKQMAVAFRSELAGGTGNKEFLSDQKPNDEKELSASSLEAEQAKKQEEARAKEKKEMDELKALQKKIDQYINEKQLSSSFQTKLTEKGLMVTILENILFDSGKADVKLESLGIAKEMSSLLVSASPREITVSGHTDNVPIANAQFASNWELSTQRAVNFMQVLLQNKELQPEKFSAIGYGEYRSIAPNDTQEGKAKNRRVEVFILPLTEKAK
- a CDS encoding 5'-nucleotidase, lipoprotein e(P4) family, coding for MKMKRGITTLLSVAVLSTSLVACSGTPEKTVAKEEKVKLTEQQLMADLWYQTAGETKALYYQGYNIGQLKLDAVLAKGTEKKPAIVLDLDETVLDNSPHQAMSVKTGKGYPYKWDDWINKAEAEALPGAIDFLKYTESKGVDIYYISNRKTNQLDATIKNLERVGAPQATKEHILLQDPKEKGKEKRRELVSQTHDIVLFFGDNLSDFTGFDGKSVKDRNQTVEDSKVQFGEKFIIFPNPMYGDWEGALYDYDFKKSDAEKDKIRRDNLKSFEVK
- a CDS encoding ABC transporter permease; protein product: MRKFSHVFSFYFREAFLSKKSLITSAILFLVVFGIFAFNHFTSGDDKNKDKDKIAVVVESSTYKVQKDELNKLLPSAKITLGSKDDFDKLHKQVEDGDLDGLFHVTEKGGAPSITYMYNGFPSQATSAIMAGYLKQQYTMVTIAKNNVSPEIAQQLQTEIQVKQEAIKDRTSSFGIAYFFTFALYMFIVAFGNTIAMNIASEKASRVMEVMLPKVKPLTMMYAKILAVVSTALLQLVILACGYLIPYLLGWVDLESASLFGIPIDFTKLDAKVISMFLVYFITGYLLYAMMYAAAGAVVSKTEDLQAVSFPVMILIMAAFFISIKSLSDPNSTIVVVSSYVPFFTPMVTFSRIVAGEAGMLEITITLAVLLATIAVLNAVTSRIYVNGVMNYSDKVKFKDLAKFIKRQ
- a CDS encoding ABC transporter ATP-binding protein produces the protein MSLQIQNLTKQFGESKAVNGLQISLPKGEVLGLLGRNGAGKTTTIKMLLGLLTPNEGSITWDGKAFGNSGVTIGYLPEERGLYTKSRVIDQLRYFGRLEGMSKKEVDHAIDHWLERLAIPEYKFKTAGELSKGNQQKIQLIAALLHNPELLILDEPFSGLDPVNAGMLASIIEEQVQSGKTIILSSHRMEQVEAFCQHVCILKKGEAVVKGQLSDIKKEYGFRNLTIEDTVENEKGLEAIHVSYEKQQGLLYVKVQGDAEALEILQQLQEQGVSLRQFKMLEPTLNEIFVERAK